A portion of the Cryptomeria japonica chromosome 5, Sugi_1.0, whole genome shotgun sequence genome contains these proteins:
- the LOC131037389 gene encoding glutamate receptor 2.7, with protein sequence MKRVQIFQVMCILVAASVDIAVQKESVNVGVIIDSSLWAGKIAKSAMELAVDYVNNQSEILKGAELCLHLQEAQTSLEGSSAAVDLLANEEVVALIEAQASKTEPLLSDLGEAANVPILSLSVTSPAHCNQRFPYFVRMAHIDSFQMKAVAALVNNYGWRSIAFLHSDNHFDSGAMPSLRDALRDLDSDIAYTSIIPSTAQKQTIRKELHKLKSIETRVYVVHTPFDLGMNVIMEAQKMGMMESGYVWIITQGFTSLWDYALNASTISSMQGLLGIKTHIPDSKKLNDFTQRWEQQFRLDNPNTKNIELNSYGLLAYDTVLMIAQAIGKMERNSSLSFVAPSTSLEIIANTKIKVFQQGKKLLEEIFSTNFDGLSGPVKFHDGEMVGCGYEVVNVVGKSYQTVGYWPFNSSKLFKTPSFSDEGLRSVIWPGRSVTVPRGWAIPTRLKIAVPRKAGWEEFVSVSLDPASYETIVSGFSIDVFRAVVGIVEPQLQFDFIPYPEIGIYADNYSYEELIMQVYLKKYDAVVGDVTITAN encoded by the exons atgaaaagagtgcaaatatttcaAGTTATGTGCATTCTAGTGGCTGCAAGTGTAGATATTGCAGTTCAGAAAGAGAGTGTGAATGTAGGGGTGATAATAGATTCAAGTTTGTGGGCAGGAAAGATAGCAAAGAGTGCTATGGAGTTAGCAGTAGATTATGTGAACAATCAATCTGAAATACTCAAGGGCGCTGAATTGTGTCTTCACCTGCAAGAGGCACAGACATCACTTGAAGGCTCTTCTGCTG CTGTTGATCTTCTGGCCAACGAGGAAGTAGTGGCATTGATAGAAGCACAAGCATCCAAGACTGAGCCTCTTTTATCAGATCTTGGAGAGGCAGCCAACGTTCCAATTCTGTCACTCTCTGTCACAAGTCCTGCCCACTGCAACCAGAGATTCCCTTATTTTGTTCGCATGGCACACATTGATAGCTTTCAGATGAAAGCCGTGGCAGCCCTGGTTAACAATTACGGCTGGAGAAGCATTGCATTTCTTCACTCAGACAATCATTTCGATTCAGGAGCCATGCCCTCCTTGCGTGATGCCCTTCGAGATCTGGACTCTGATATTGCATACACCTCAATAATTCCTTCAACTGCACAGAAACAAACAATAAGGAAGGAGCTTCATAAACTCAAGTCAATAGAAACAAGAGTTTATGTTGTCCACACGCCTTTTGATCTGGGCATGAATGTAATCATGGAGGCCCAGAAGATGGGAATGATGGAGTCTGGTTATGTGTGGATAATAACTCAAGGGTTTACCAGTCTTTGGGATTATGCACTAAATGCTTCTACAATATCATCTATGCAAGGCCTCCTTGGGATTAAAACACATATTCCAGATTCTAAAAAGCTGAATGATTTCACTCAAAGGTGGGAACAACAATTTAGACTTGACAACCCCAACACAAAAAACATTGAGCTGAATTCATATGGTTTATTGGCCTATGATACAGTGCTCATGATAGCTCAAGCAATTGGAAAGATGGAAAGAAATTCAAGTTTAAGTTTTGTGGCACCCTCAACCAGTCTTGAAATAATAGCAAATACTAAAATCAAGGTATTCCAGCAAGGTAAGAAGTTGTTGGAGGAGATTTTCTCAACAAATTTTGATGGGTTAAGCGGGCCTGTTAAGTTCCATGATGGGGAAATGGTTGGGTGTGGTTATGAGGTAGTGAATGTGGTGGGCAAAAGCTATCAAACAGTTGGGTATTGGCCATTTAATTCGTCAAAGTTGTTCAAAACTCCATCTTTTAGTGACGAGGGGCTTCGATCAGTGATTTGGCCAGGTCGGTCTGTCACGGTTCCTCGGGGTTGGGCAATACCAACTAGGCTGAAGATTGCAGTTCCTAGAAAAGCTGGTTGGGAGGAATTTGTGAGTGTTTCGTTGGATCCAGCAAGTTATGAAACTATCGTCAGTGGGTTCTCCATTGATGTATTTCGTGCTGTTGTGGGAATTGTTGAGCCCCAACTCCAGTTTGATTTCATTCCGTACCCTGAGATCGGCATTTATGCCGACAATTATTCTTATGAAGAGCTCATCATGCAAGTGTATCTCAAG AAATACGATGCAGTTGTGGGTGACGTTACAATTACAGCAAACTGA